The following proteins come from a genomic window of Montipora capricornis isolate CH-2021 chromosome 9, ASM3666992v2, whole genome shotgun sequence:
- the LOC138015871 gene encoding uncharacterized protein: MKILIASCVFIVTTIDVVYCRNPSPAKLLFRQDHQTKKFVLQGDALAELEQLKAPVRVIGAIGDSRVGKSTNLNFIRHFLDQNRYEHAEKVFRTSDEMEPCTSGVWISTVRDSRGTGSTVLVDTEGTNLGNDDDTDLLSIFTVLMSSGLALFVNKGVMNHNRHFLYRVSRLSEQMWPGLSTKSFPELKIILRGALSPSPGKTLYQETQDFILNNKDGFGETIGRQFPRNRLSVAEIPYVAEPNRLNDLEKFASDKYAGIASSLAENFKRFPVKKTINGGIMDGKMLADLALKLQDSINRNCWEGFADTYLAMETSLCDRVFREVLEPLLSKGLDDINASKEQKLLEFFQNCTLEKERTKALDKVSEVVRQKADMKAREQRLEEQRKERERQERINEERAKKRLREAVERQQAIEREKAAKELAERQNKDEQKRLEKAKEQQRALEREQARQRSRRRRERDFIGAVAGVAGLAFLSDSRLKENITLLPYSEYETIGLHSFSWVWSKAAEGLGKSGCDQGLIAQDVEKLYPWAVGTGPDGYKRVNYKALIQMMSLNSGSRRSESRSQS, encoded by the coding sequence ATGAAGATTCTTATAGCAAGTTGCGTGTTTATCGTGACAACTATCGATGTTGTATACTGCCGCAACCCATCGCCAGCGAAGCTTCTCTTTAGGCAGGACCaccaaacaaagaaatttgttctCCAGGGTGACGCTCTTGCCGAGTTAGAACAACTGAAGGCACCTGTGAGAGTAATCGGCGCTATTGGCGATTCTCGCGTCGGAAAGTCCACAAACCTGAATTTTATTCGACACTTTCTCGACCAAAACAGGTACGAGCATGCGGAGAAAGTCTTCAGGACAAGCGATGAAATGGAGCCTTGTACTTCCGGTGTTTGGATCTCTACTGTTCGTGATTCCAGGGGAACTGGAAGCACCGTTTTAGTGGACACAGAAGGGACAAATTTAGGAAATGACGATGATACGGATTTGTTGAGTATTTTCACTGTGTTGATGTCTTCCGGCCTGGCTTTGTTCGTGAATAAAGGCGTGATGAATCACAATCGACATTTCTTGTATCGAGTATCGCGTTTGAGCGAACAAATGTGGCCTGGACTCAGCACCAAATCATTCCCAGAGCTAAAAATTATATTGAGAGGGGCTCTGTCTCCATCACCAGGGAAAACACTTTACCAAGAAACTCAAGACTTTATTCTTAATAACAAAGATGGCTTCGGCGAAACCATTGGAAGGCAATTCCCGCGAAATCGTTTATCTGTCGCCGAGATTCCGTACGTGGCGGAGCCAAACCGACTGAACGACTTGGAAAAATTCGCGAGTGACAAATACGCTGGCATAGCATCATCCCTTGCGGAAAATTTTAAACGCTTTCCGGTTAAAAAGACAATAAATGGAGGGATTATGGATGGTAAAATGCTTGCTGATCTTGCACTTAAACTGCAGGATTCGATCAATCGAAATTGCTGGGAAGGCTTCGCAGATACATACCTTGCTATGGAGACGAGCTTGTGTGACCGCGTCTTCAGAGAAGTCCTGGAACCTTTGCTCTCGAAGGGACTGGATGATATCAACGCGTCCAAGGAGCAAAAGTTGCTGGAGTTTTTCCAAAATTGCACTTTAGAAAAGGAAAGAACCAAGGCACTTGATAAAGTCTCGGAAGTAGTTCGCCAGAAAGCAGACATGAAAGCGAGAGAACAGCGTTTGGAAGAGCAGCGAAAAGAACGGGAAAGACAGGAACGGATCAACGAGGAACGAGCAAAAAAGAGGCTCAGAGAAGCTGTTGAGCGCCAGCAGGCAATAGAACGCGAGAAAGCTGCAAAAGAATTGGCAGAAAGACAGAATAAAGATGAGCAAAAGAGATTGGAAAAGGCAAAGGAGCAACAGCGAGCTCTAGAAAGAGAACAGGCAAGGCAGAGATCAAGGCGTAGACGGGAGAGGGATTTCATAGGAGCTGTGGCTGGGGTTGCTGGCTTGGCCTTTTTGAGCGATTCGCGACTGAAAGAGAACATTACATTACTGCCGTATTCAGAGTACGAGACAATTGGTCTCCACTCCTTCAGCTGGGTGTGGTCCAAAGCCGCAGAGGGTCTGGGCAAAAGCGGCTGTGATCAAGGTCTGATAGCTCAAGATGTGGAAAAACTGTACCCGTGGGCGGTAGGGACGGGGCCTGATGGATACAAAAGAGTGAACTACAAAGCCTTGATACAGATGATGTCCTTGAATTCAGGATCACGACGAAGTGAATCCAGAAGCCAGTCGTAA